A region from the Drosophila takahashii strain IR98-3 E-12201 chromosome 2L, DtakHiC1v2, whole genome shotgun sequence genome encodes:
- the LOC108069432 gene encoding uncharacterized protein produces MSDKDKNDLPEQLDETSQNEDPNQDEPRLDESISASPSILRPINTPRPDISNAPSIVISLPETGMDNVAGETPEQRQRRRMRFLEMRREHYNHLHHSEQCNMSETEDEDHAETQPKTQEQNKPK; encoded by the coding sequence ATGTCTGACAAGGATAAGAATGATCTGCCAGAGCAGTTGGACGAAACTAGTCAGAATGAAGATCCCAATCAGGACGAGCCCCGTTTGGACGAGTCCATTAGCGCATCGCCCTCGATTCTGCGACCCATCAACACTCCTAGGCCCGATATCTCGAATGCTCCCTCGATTGTTATTTCGTTGCCAGAAACCGGTATGGATAACGTGGCCGGCGAGACCCCGGAGCAGCGCCAACGGCGAAGGATGAGATTCCTCGAGATGCGGCGGGAGCATTACAATCACTTGCACCACAGTGAGCAATGCAACATGTCGGAAACGGAGGATGAGGATCATGCAGAAACCCAACCAAAGACTCAGGAACAGAACAAACCCAAATAG
- the LOC108069328 gene encoding uncharacterized protein encodes MLISCLWTTLPWIVMGQTYYMSFVFNNYGPSRISAPQLGFNGTSNPQMDGGTLEVSSEEHSRGGETLEVSSLEHSRESQQRPSRKKYKEMETLELSSEDHSRKTHSNSRPAVEDQDSSDSDETLNWSTTARIRPTTSKRKTKTTTNETPEWPTEITTQSTRVTVIETVQLPGTVSPEVTEDPQTLYTDPPELGSSATIDQQEKPTRTPPRTWVETVTPHPSEFFDYPQATCREDMDLHEVFGITLERDRGLPTKILCDFKNSWGGPWLLMTRIELPVRIHLRHWFFGYVTPDYKDININFLGLAHIMNSMRTAMLIIGQDRDNKLVYNLYDDVVISAFNDLFMLRKAELVEANTTELLFVSVGKVMSSYAGRNRSCPLQVLGSWWGHHVVQEMYQGFFCVFPKDRDISMPGYVAIFIKPSLFPANHTALYNKPISTRRPWKTNLNTKILNETAINSPTKKSQKSEWDRNKVAVNKELVRRARIFETIDRLRMEEARHNRGIG; translated from the exons ATGCTGATCTCCTGCCTGTGGACAACTCTTCCATGGATTGTAATGGGCCAGACGTACTACATGAGCTTCGTATTCAACAACTATGGGCCCTCTAGGATAAGTGCGCCTCAACTGGGATTCAACGGCACATCAAATCCGCAAATGGACGGAGGTACCCTAGAGGTCAGCTCGGAAGAGCATTCACGCGGCGGTGAAACCCTAGAAGTCAGTTCGTTAGAGCACTCAAGGGAATCCCAACAGAGGCCATCccgtaaaaaatacaaggaaatggaaacTCTTGAACTGAGTTCAGAAGACCATTCGCGGAAGACTCATAGTAACTCAAGACCCGCTGTTGAAGATCAGGACTCAAGCGATTCGGATGAGACGTTGAATTGGTCCACGACTGCAAGGATAAGGCCTACGACTTCAAAGAGGAAAACAAAGACTACGACCAATGAAACTCCTGAGTGGCCCACCGAAATCACCACGCAGTCAACAAGAGTTACTGTTATAGAAACTGTTCAGCTTCCGGGAACCGTTTCCCCTGAAGTCACCGAGGATCCCCAGACACTCTACACGGATCCGCCAGAACTCGGATCATCGGCGACCATAGATCAACAGGAGAAGCCAACAAGGACTCCTCCCAGGACTTGGGTCGAGACCGTTACACCGCATCCCAGCGAATTCTTCGATTACCCACAGGCCACGTGCAGAGAGGACATGGATCTGCACGAGGTGTTTGGCATTACTCTCGAACGAGACCGCGGCCTGCCCACCAAGATATTGTGCGACTTCAAGAACAGCTGGGGGGGTCCCTGGCTGCTGATGACGCGGATAGAGCTCCCAGTGCGCATACACCTGCGACACTGGTTCTTCGGCTACGTAACGCCCGACTACAAGGACATTAACATCAACTTTCTGGGCCTGGCCCACATCATGAACTCGATGCGAACAGCCATGCTGATAATCGGGCAGGACAGGGACAACAAGTTGGTCTACAATCTGTACGACGATGTGGTCATCTCGGCCTTCAATGATCTGTTCATGTTGCGCAAAGCCGAGTTGGTGGAGGCCAACACCACGGAACTGCTGTTCGTGTCCGTGGGCAAGGTGATGAGCTCGTATGCGGGCCGGAATCGATCGTGTCCTCTACAGGTCCTCGGCAGCTGGTGGGGTCATCATGTGGTACAGGAAATGTACCAGGGATTTTTCTG TGTCTTCCCCAAGGATCGGGACATTTCCATGCCTGGCTATGTGGCCATTTTTATCAAGCCCAGTTTATTTCCGGCAAACCACACAGCTCTGTACAACAAGCCCATATCCACGCGACGGCCCTGGAAAACCAACCTAAATACGAAGATATTGAATGAAACTGCCATAAACTCGCCGACTaagaaaagccaaaagtccGAATGGGATCGCAACAAGGTGGCTGTCAACAAGGAACTGGTGCGTCGTGCAAGGATCTTCGAGACAATCGATCGGTTGAGAATGGAGGAGGCAAGGCATAACAGGGGCATTGGGTAG
- the Acp32CD gene encoding accessory gland protein Acp32CD: protein MWRMRMRLLTGYLVLLALGHLPEHGALGQKYYMNFAFNNNNPDAEGGGAGPDGGGAAAGGPGGHGSHEESAGHPTDADASGSTDAPVGDTHHSSEAHTAEASHSGDHSGTDGAKSSADSSGSHSKGSSKGSSAAHDDDDDAGQDDDNDDSDSKDAKDRRTKLEANERREGGGKRNDHSHHSSYEISIDDSFGGRYVRSIYESSESHGHSGSNAGSNQRDSAARESSQEGAHEGKDAAVVAAGSVSDAPETGALDGKQDDYEEM from the coding sequence ATGtggcggatgcggatgcggctACTCACTGGCTACCTGGTCCTGCTGGCCCTCGGCCATCTGCCGGAGCACGGCGCTCTGGGCCAGAAGTACTACATGAACTTTGCCTTCAACAATAACAATCCGGACGCCGAAGGCGGCGGAGCCGGCCCcgatggtggtggtgctgctgctggcggacCCGGTGGCCACGGATCCCACGAAGAAAGCGCCGGCCATCCAACCGACGCGGATGCCAGCGGTTCGACGGACGCTCCAGTAGGCGACACACATCACTCGAGTGAAGCGCACACTGCGGAAGCTAGTCACTCCGGCGATCATTCCGGTACGGATGGAGCCAAGTCCAGCGCGGATTCCTCTGGAAGCCATTCGAAGGGCAGTTCCAAGGGCTCAAGCGCGGCccatgacgacgacgacgacgctgGGCAGGATGACGACAATGACGATAGCGACAGCAAGGACGCCAAGGATCGGCGCACCAAGTTGGAGGCGAACGAGCGCAGGGAGGGCGGGGGCAAGCGCAACGATCACAGCCATCACAGTAGCTACGAGATCAGCATCGACGACAGTTTCGGCGGGCGGTACGTGCGATCCATCTACGAGAGCAGCGAGAGCCACGGACATTCCGGCAGCAATGCGGGCTCCAACCAGCGGGACAGCGCGGCTCGCGAGAGCAGCCAGGAGGGAGCCCACGAGGGCAAGGATGCGGCTGTTGTCGCCGCCGGCAGTGTGTCCGATGCGCCGGAAACTGGAGCTCTGGACGGCAAGCAGGATGACTACGAGGAAATGTAA
- the Samuel gene encoding streptococcal hemagglutinin, with translation MKEIDTETTVVWPAWCYSGNAPTDILQQKPAKATTAIVGGRSAAQPATHEDQQAATSSTSAKTATKRKHLERLASDLQRQLGQKGTSSGKSRSRSISPCRLPTVAETAKMLSERSLLLSGYGAIDSSAKKMSEAATGGSSGGAVSQAATPTPTAHLGAPASSASSSSSSSSSASAATTACTTNANTASMAAAYAALYLEKVKHEKLSPLQMDSHKDAPMVIIHNNNNNNTINNNNSSSGSGSSSSSINNHQSSQQQHLGHSVKRERLSPGSNSSSHNGELTVSSFARSRSATPSSSSFRGGGVSPSQQQQQQQSQQQQQQRLSPPSGPSTATATATSAAAATHMPLHNLSTNLLNSIQQAASQQHRTNSNSSNISGNSSSTAKTEGGAASNATDFSTRNYSDIMRCLAAKYNNTNPNDNNATRRNSYYDSSNSGSTSATTATGGGGGAAGAATSGNASTALKSSSSTTGNSFTTATAKKLSPSATSAANTAAVNLPKETKVSVAGGAGVGGATAAGGGATLSQLAPPPAAPSPTEQAKSQMAAVVAAASVSPFMTNFLPFSSGIFPPLIDMSSTQALLTLARAVKDAEIQEILRTKQQRSGSNASSPSASAAGTPRSSSTLNAALHQAAQFVTPALIYSAQLQQQQQQQQHQRQQQQQSHHASRQSSPRSTNDSSTVAAPIGGSSIASAAPLDLSSQPPAAKRFKAERRASSTATTATTATTGSSTSTPSPPPLPLEQHDDINSANANAGIGTGLEAGEGAGSGSGSGSGSGAGTGVGKTRRRCQAQSEEVNSWSVDDVCGFVGGIDICAEYVQSFRDQSIDGTGLPLLTEDHLVNSLGMKLGPALKLRSILAKKLGGPCPCVACVAQAQQMLALQTGGAAPGAAATPAAASTAAAGAATSCSIKSEIFNGGSNGSSSSSSNSNQGSDVAATPATAGCPSSNMLLPVLPCSGLHDAS, from the exons ATGAAGGAAATTGATACGGAGACAACAGTAGTATGGCCAGCCTGGTGTTATTCCG GTAACGCACCCACCGACATACTGCAACAGAAGCCAGCTAAGGCCACCACCGCCATTGTGGGCGGTCGCAGCGCAGCCCAACCGGCGACCCACGAGGACCAGCAAGCGGCCACATCTTCCACGTCCGCGAAGACAGCCACCAAGAGGAAGCATCTCGAGCGCCTGGCCAGCGATCTGCAGCGGCAGCTGGGTCAAAAGGGCACGAGTAGCGGCAAAAGCCGGAGTCGCTCGATTAGCCCCTGCAGACTCCCCACCGTTGCGGAAACGGCCAAAATGCTCAGCGAGCGATCGCTGCTGCTCAGCGGTTATGGGGCCATCGATAGCAGTGCCAAGAAAATGAGCGAAGCGGCCACCGGTGGCTCGAGTGGTGGGGCGGTCAGTCAGGCCGCAACGCCTACGCCCACCGCTCATTTGGGTGCACCAGCCTCCtcagcctcctcctcctcatcgtcgtcctcctccgcctccgccgccACCACTGCCTGCACCACCAATGCAAATACGGCATCGATGGCTGCTGCCTATGCCGCTCTGTACTTGGAAAAGGTCAAGCATGAGAAGTTGTCGCCGCTGCAGATGGACAGTCACAAGGATGCGCCGATGGTCATTatacacaacaacaacaacaataacaccatcaacaacaacaacagcagtagcggcagcggcagcagcagcagcagcattaaCAACCATCAGTCGAGTCAACAACAACATCTGGGCCACAGCGTCAAAAGGGAGCGGCTCAGTCCagggagcaacagcagcagccacaacGGCGAACTCACCGTCAGCTCATTTGCCAG ATCTCGCAGCGCCACGCCCTCCTCGTCATCGTTTCGAGGCGGTGGTGTCTCACCCagccagcaacagcaacaacaacagtcccagcagcaacagcaacaacgctTAAGTCCGCCCAGTGGCCCAtcaacggcaacagcaacagcaacatcagcagctgcCGCGACACACATGCCGCTGCACAATTTGTCAACGAATTTGCTAAATAGCATTCAACAGGCTGCAAGTCAGCAACATCgcaccaacagcaacagcagcaacatcagtggcaacagcagcagcaccgcCAAAACAGAGGGTGGTGCCGCATCGAATGCCACGGATTTCTCCACCCGCAACTATTCGGATATTATGCGGTGCCTGGCGGCCAAGTACAACAACACGAATCCCAATGA CAACAATGCAACACGTCGCAATTCCTACtacgacagcagcaacagtggCAGCACTTCGGCGACAACAGCCACTGGAGGCGggggaggagcagcaggagccgCAACCTCTGGCAACGCAAGCACCGCCCTCAAGTCGTCTAGCAGCACCACTGGCAACAGTTTcaccactgccactgccaagAAGCTCTCCCCATCGGCCACATCAGCTGCGAATACTGCTGCCGTCAACCTGCCCAAGGAGACCAAAGTGAGTGTGGCCGGTGGTGCAGGTGTGGGTGGTGCAACAGCCGCAGGCGGTGGCGCGACCCTCTCGCAACTGGCCCCACCGCCCGCCGCCCCCTCGCCAACGGAGCAGGCCAAGAGCCAAATGGCTGCCGTTGTGGCAGCAGCGAGTGTCTCGCCGTTTATGACCAACTTTCTGCCCTTCTCGTCCGGCATTTTTCCGCCGCTGATAGACATGAGCAGCACCCAGGCGCTTCTGACTCTG GCGCGTGCTGTCAAAGATGCCGAAATACAGGAGATTCTGCGCACCAAGCAGCAGCGGTCCGGTTCGAATGCATCGTCGCCGAGTGCGAGTGCGGCGGGCACGCCACGTTCCAGTTCCACTCTGAATGCCGCACTGCATCAGGCTGCCCAATTTGTTACACCCGCTCTGATCTACTCGGCccagctgcaacagcaacagcagcagcagcaacatcagcggcagcagcagcagcaatcgcATCACGCTTCACGGCAGTCTAGTCCACGTTCCACCAACGATTCCTCGACGGTGGCGGCGCCCATCGGTGGCTCCTCGATTGCGTCGGCGGCGCCATTGGATTTGAGCTCCCAGCCGCCGGCCGCCAAGCGTTTTAAGGCCGAGCGTCGTGCCAGCTCCACCGCAACGACGGCAACAACAGCGACCACAGGCTCTTCCACATCCACACCATCCCCGCCACCGTTACCGTTGGAGCAGCACGACGATATCAATTCTGCCAACGCCAACGCGGGAATAGGCACGGGCTTGGAAGCGGGAGAGGGtgcgggatcgggatcgggatcgggatcgggatcagGAGCCGGAACAGGAGTTGGCAAGACCAGAAGACGGTGTCAGGCGCAGAGCGAGGAGGTTAACTCCTGGTCCGTGGACGATGTGTGCGGCTTTGTGGgcggaattgatatatgcgcCGAATATGTTCAG TCGTTTCGTGATCAGTCCATCGATGGCACTGGCCTGCCGCTCTTAACTGAAGATCACTTGGTTAACTCGCTGGGCATGAAGCTGGGGCCGGCTCTCAAGCTGCGCTCCATATTGGCGAAGAAATTGGGCGGGCCGTGTCCGTGTGTTGCATGCGTTGCGCAGGCGCAACAAATGCTGGCACTGCAAACGGGTGGGGCAGCACCAGGAGCAGctgcaacaccagcagcagcttcgacagcagcagcaggcgcagcCACTAGTTGCAGCATCAAGTCGGAGATCTTTAATGGCGgcagcaacggcagcagcagcagcagcagcaacagcaatcaGGGCAGCGATGTTGCCGCTACGCCAGCAACAGCCGGCTgccccagcagcaacatgttgctgccAGTGTTGCCGTGCAGCGGACTGCACGACGCCAGCTAG